One part of the Vogesella sp. LIG4 genome encodes these proteins:
- the selD gene encoding selenide, water dikinase SelD, whose product MADIRLTQLSHGGGCGCKIAPSVLQSILAGAKDLLPYPDLLVGRETSDDAAVYRLNDSQALVATTDFFLPIVDDGYDFGRIAATNAISDIYAMGATPIMALAIVGMPVNTLPVEVIRDILQGGESVCREAGIPIAGGHSIDAPEPIYGLVVMGLMHPDQIKRNCDAKAGDVLILGKGLGVGVLAQAMKKGLLDEAGYRALIASTTQLNKVGGQLAPLDAVHALTDVTGFGLLGHLLEICRGSGLAAHVDMASVPVIREARGFAEQGIGPGAIERNLASFGADVHCADSVAEWQLRVLADAQTSGGLLVAVAPEAAEQVLQLFHTAGFEYASRIGELAAGEPLIHVS is encoded by the coding sequence ATGGCTGATATCAGATTGACGCAATTGTCTCACGGCGGCGGTTGCGGCTGCAAAATCGCGCCGTCCGTGTTGCAATCGATTCTTGCCGGCGCCAAGGACCTGCTGCCGTACCCGGACTTGCTGGTGGGGCGCGAAACCAGCGACGACGCCGCGGTTTACCGCCTGAACGACAGCCAGGCGCTGGTGGCCACTACCGATTTCTTCCTGCCCATCGTCGACGATGGCTATGACTTTGGCCGCATCGCCGCCACCAATGCCATTTCCGACATCTACGCCATGGGCGCCACGCCCATCATGGCGCTGGCCATTGTCGGCATGCCGGTGAACACCCTGCCGGTGGAGGTGATTCGCGACATCCTGCAGGGCGGCGAATCGGTCTGCCGCGAGGCGGGCATTCCCATTGCCGGTGGCCATTCCATCGACGCCCCGGAGCCGATTTACGGCCTGGTGGTGATGGGACTGATGCACCCGGACCAGATCAAGCGCAACTGCGACGCCAAGGCCGGTGACGTGCTGATCCTCGGCAAGGGCCTGGGTGTGGGCGTGCTGGCGCAGGCAATGAAAAAGGGCCTGCTGGACGAAGCCGGCTACCGCGCGCTGATCGCCTCCACCACCCAGCTCAACAAGGTGGGCGGGCAGCTGGCGCCGCTGGATGCGGTGCATGCGCTTACCGATGTTACCGGCTTCGGCCTGCTGGGCCACTTGCTGGAAATCTGCCGTGGCTCCGGCCTGGCCGCCCACGTGGACATGGCCAGCGTGCCGGTGATCCGCGAGGCGCGCGGCTTTGCCGAGCAGGGCATCGGCCCCGGCGCCATCGAGCGCAACCTGGCCAGCTTCGGCGCCGACGTGCACTGCGCCGACAGCGTGGCCGAGTGGCAGCTGCGGGTGCTGGCCGATGCGCAGACCAGCGGCGGCCTGCTGGTGGCAGTGGCGCCGGAGGCGGCGGAGCAGGTGCTGCAGCTGTTCCATACCGCCGGTTTCGAGTACGCCAGCCGCATTGGCGAGCTGGCAGCGGGCGAGCCGCTCATTCACGTGAGCTGA